A window of Actinobacillus suis ATCC 33415 contains these coding sequences:
- the rplJ gene encoding 50S ribosomal protein L10 has translation MALNLQDKQAIVAEVNEAAKGALSAVVADSRGVTVEKMTELRKSAREAGVTMRVVRNTLLRRAVEGTDFECLKDTFTGPTLIAFSHEHPGAAARLFTEFAKANKEFELKGAAFEGKVQDVEFLATLPTYEEAIARLMGTMKEAAAGKLVRTLAALRDKLQEAA, from the coding sequence AGCTGCCAAAGGTGCCCTTTCAGCTGTTGTTGCGGATTCTCGTGGCGTAACAGTTGAGAAAATGACTGAGTTACGTAAATCTGCTCGTGAAGCTGGTGTAACAATGCGTGTTGTACGTAATACTTTATTACGTCGTGCGGTTGAAGGCACAGATTTCGAGTGCTTAAAAGATACGTTTACTGGTCCGACTCTTATCGCATTCTCTCATGAACACCCGGGCGCAGCAGCTCGTTTGTTCACTGAATTTGCGAAAGCAAACAAAGAGTTTGAACTTAAAGGTGCAGCCTTTGAAGGTAAAGTACAAGATGTAGAATTCTTAGCTACATTACCAACTTACGAAGAAGCAATTGCACGTTTAATGGGCACAATGAAAGAAGCTGCGGCAGGCAAACTTGTTCGCACTCTTGCGGCATTACGCGACAAATTACAAGAAGCTGCATAA
- the rplL gene encoding 50S ribosomal protein L7/L12, translating to MSLTNEQLIEAIASKSVSEIVELIAAMEEKFGVSAAAAVAAAPAAGAAAAEEKTEFDVILANAGANKVAVIKAVRGATGLGLKEAKDLVESAPAALKEGISKAEADALKKELEEAGAQVEIK from the coding sequence ATGTCATTAACTAACGAACAATTAATCGAAGCGATCGCTTCAAAATCAGTATCAGAAATCGTTGAATTAATCGCAGCGATGGAAGAAAAATTCGGTGTTTCAGCAGCGGCAGCAGTAGCAGCAGCTCCAGCAGCAGGCGCAGCGGCAGCAGAAGAGAAAACTGAATTCGACGTAATCCTTGCTAACGCAGGTGCAAACAAAGTTGCTGTAATCAAAGCAGTACGTGGTGCAACTGGCTTAGGCTTAAAAGAAGCTAAAGACTTAGTTGAATCTGCACCAGCAGCATTAAAAGAAGGCATCTCTAAAGCTGAAGCTGATGCACTTAAGAAAGAATTAGAAGAAGCTGGCGCACAAGTAGAAATCAAATAA